In the genome of Dunckerocampus dactyliophorus isolate RoL2022-P2 chromosome 6, RoL_Ddac_1.1, whole genome shotgun sequence, one region contains:
- the LOC129182780 gene encoding serine protease HTRA1B-like: protein MFAWRPEMMLLLLVTGNIIMCVLGSPGNLTLQTRDTNKTNNSLLWEEASDPVQSFAMSEGIQINITDDTQMVVLSSAPAHVSEGDRVTLRCTSAFSFLQPEVLWYRDGYLLGESGPALKLGPLTASDSGNYTCALARNRTTMSPPFSLNVDAHQSSPHNLDGLRYTLSDTVKKVAAAIVHVRFTYWGYHEYSPGFIVSEDGLVVVDNFWFSEKRLVKNLQVNLTSGAMFDGEIKDLDLTHGHAVIKINTTTKLPFVRLGDSADLQLGETLLAMYKWNWNGTLFGTIKELDGRHIEMEEISGCGTPDGPLVTLDGQVVGFIRGDATSLTTNFIRESLDKIKGINGREKYIGARMISLTPTLAKELKVGQWDFPDVTSGAYVVGSYSGSPAKAAGLQRGDVIVGINDKRVTSASDVYAAIVQDDALHVLLMRGNKNVTLFIVPKGD, encoded by the exons ATGTTTGCTTGGCGTCCAGAGATGATGCTCTTGTTGCTCGTGACAG GTAACATCATCATGTGTGTGTTGGGCAGTCCTGGAAACCTCACACTTCAGACCCGTGACACCAACAAGACAAACAACTCCCTCTTGTGGGAGGAAGCTTCCGACCCCGTGCAAAGTTTTGCCATGTCCGAGGGCATCCAGATCAACATCACCG ATGACACTCAGATGGTGGTTTTAAGCTCCGCCCCCGCCCATGTGAGCGAGGGTGACAGAGTGACCCTGAGATGCACTTCCGCCTTCTCCTTCCTCCAGCCGGAAGTCCTCTGGTACCGAGATGGCTACCTCCTCGGTGAATCTGGCCCAGCTCTGAAGTTGGGCCCCCTGACTGCGAGCGATTCCGGCAACTACACGTGCGCGCTGGCGAGGAACAGGACCACCATGTCGCCGCCCTTCAGCCTGAACGTTGACGCGCATCAATCCA GCCCACACAACCTGGACGGTCTTCGCTACACCTTGTCTGACACGGTGAAAAAGGTGGCAGCCGCCATCGTTCACGTCCGTTTCACATACTG GGGCTATCACGAGTACTCTCCTGGCTTCATCGTGTCTGAGGACGGACTGGTCGTCGTTGACAACTTCTGGTTCAGCGAGAAGAGGCTTGTAAAG AACCTGCAGGTGAACCTGACGAGTGGTGCCATGTTTGACGGAGAGATCAAAGACTTAGACCTGACCCATGGCCACGCTGTGATCAAGATCAACACAACT ACCAAACTGCCATTTGTTCGGCTCGGCGACTCGGCGGACCTTCAGCTTGGTGAGACGCTGCTGGCCATGTACAAGTGGAACTGGAATGGAACCCTGTTTGGGACCATCAAGGAACTGGATGGCAGACACATCGAAATGGAAGAGATCAGCGGG TGCGGCACCCCAGATGGTCCACTTGTCACCTTG GATGGACAAGTGGTCGGCTTCATCAGGGGTGATGCAACTTCTTTGACCACCAACTTCATCAGAGAAAGCCTGGACAAGATCAAAG GGATAAACGGCAGAGAGAAGTACATCGGCGCCAGGATGATTAGCCTCACACCCAC GTTGGCCAAGGAGCTCAAGGTGGGACAGTGGGACTTCCCAGATGTCACCTCTGGTGCTTACGTCGTGGGCTCCTACAGCGGGTCTCCCGCCAAGGC CGCCGGTCTGCAGAGGGGGGATGTCATCGTCGGCATCAACGACAAGCGTGTGACATCCGCCAGTGACGTCTACGCCGCCATCGTGCAAGACGACGCGCTTCACGTGCTACTGATGCGGGGCAACAAGAACGTCACTCTCTTCATCGTGCCCAAAGGAGATTGA